In Nostoc sp. PCC 7120 = FACHB-418, the genomic stretch TGAAGGCAATATTCAACACTATTAAGTTCAAACCTAAATATGTTTTGGATGCTGATATTGCAAAATGTTTTGACAAAATTGATCATAATGTTCTGCTGTCAAAATTAAATACATTCCCCACCATCAGCCGACAAATTCGTGCATGGTTAAAAGCGGGAGTGATTGATTTCTCCGAATATGCTTTGAGGGAGAAATCTGACCACACAACATCGATGGGTGTTCCACAAGGGGGTACAATTTCGCCGCTATTAGCGAATATAGCCCTCCACGGCATGGAAAACCGAATTAAACAAGTTGCTCTAACCTTACCCGGATGTAAATCTGAGAATCGTCAAGCAATAAGCTTAATCAGATTTGCAGATGATTTTGTCATCCTGCACAAAGACCTCGCCGTTATCCAAAGATGTCAGCAGATTATTAGTGAATGGTTAAGCGAGTTGGGGCTGGAATTGAAGCCAAGTAAAACCCGAATATCCCATACACTTAATATGTATGAAGGTAAGGTTGGTTTTGATTTTCTAGGTTTCACTGTTCGACAATTTCCTGTAGGAAAATATCACAGTGGTAAAAGCTCAAGTGGAAAATTACTTGGTTACAAAACTCTGATTACCCCAAGTAAAGCAAAGCTGAAGATACACGCGCAGAAGATAGGTAAATTGATTGATGAGCATAAGGCAGTACCACAATCTGATTTAATCGCTCATTTGAATCCCGTCATCCGTGGATGGACAAACTACTACTCATGTGTCGTCAGTAAACGCATATTTAACCAGGCTGATACAACATTATTTAGTCAGCTAAAAGCATGGGCAGAACATCGTCACCCTAATAAATCTTCCCGATGGAGTTGTCAAAAGTATTGGCAAACCGTAGGGTCTGATAATTGGGTATTTAAACCCCATAACCAGAAAATTCGCCTACTCAAGCACCGTGAAACTCGCATTGTGAGACACATACAGGTGAAAGGAAGCCGTAGCCCGTTTGATGGTGACTGGGTGTACTGGAGTTCCAGAATGGGTAAACATCCCGAAGCCCCAATCAGGGTGGCAACACTCCTGAAAATGCAGAAAGGAAAGTGTACTCACTGTGGACTGTTTTTTCACCATGAAGATTTGATGGAAATCGACCATAAAATCCCCCGCTCTCAAGGCGGTAAGGATAGTTATGACAACCTTCAATTACTTCATGGACATTGCCATGATGCTAAAACGGCAGAAGATAAATGTGCTGTTACAGTTCCAGAGCTAGATGAGGATTATCTCAACCTTAATCCCTTTTAACTCTGAACTTAGAGGTGTGCATGATAAGCACCAAATCATTGAGGAGCCGTGTGAAATTAACGTTTCACGCACGGTTTTGTAGCCGAGTCAGGGAGGTGACTTTCTGGCTTAGGCATCCACCTAAAAACTGCTGTTCTCCTGGGTATGGAAAAAAATCCATTGCTACCAACAAAGTTAACATCTCACTATCTGTGAATCTCGGCGATGGCCCTGGCAATAACGGTACATAACGGTAGCCTTTTTGCTGATACCAATCATCTACTAGCACAAAAATTGTCGTCAACAGGGTCGAACCGTCTACCATATTCATTGGGAGACCTCAAGCTTTGGTGTCGTTACCTTTATCTTGCGGTTTCCCCTTCTTTTTTACTACCCCAACTCACATAAGCCGTACTTTATAACAAGTTAGCTGGTTGGCAACCCAACAAGTTGACAAGTCGGCTGGTTATCAACCTAACTTGCCATATTCATGACTTGCCAGTAATCTCGTAAGCAAAATGCTTGGTTAAAATTCAATGATTATCGCATTGGCAAATCAGAAAGGAGGGGTAGCAAAAACTACTTCTACTATCTCTCTAGGAGGACTGCTGGCTCTTAAAGATACTGTCCTGGCTGTTGACCTTGACCCTCAAGGTAATCTGACTACAGGGCTGGGGGTGGAAGTGGCTGATGACCAAATTAGCTGCTACGACGTTATTACAGAGAAAGCAGAAGTCATCGATGGAGTAGTTTCTACTAAATTTGGACTTAGCTTATTGCCTGCTGACATCAACTTAGCTAAGGGAGAAACAGAAATGCTTATGAAGGTAGGTAACTTCTCCATCCTTAAAGAGCGACTGACTCCCGTACTCAAGCAATTCCATCACATCTTAATTGACTGTCCACCTTCTTTGGGACTATTAACGGTTAATGCCTTAGCTGCTGCGGATGCAGTTCTTATCCCAGTACAGTGTCAATTTTTCGCTTTAAAAGGGTTGGCTGCACTGTTGGAAACAGTTGCAAGTGTTCAGAAACGTCTTAATCCCCAATTACAAATACTGGGAGTCTTGCCAACAATGGCTGAAAATACCGTCATGACTCAAGATGTCTTAGCCTCCTTAAATAAGAGACTACAAAACATTCGGATATTTGAACCTGTTCCAAAGTCAATCAAGTTTTCTGAGTCAAATTTAGCTGGTGAGCCAATTCACATCTATGCTAAAGACCCCAAGCTGGTGCAGCCTTACCAGATTATCGCTAATTTAATTGCTGCAATCTAATTAAGGTGAAAAGACAGATGACAAAACGACGCGCCAGATTAAATGACGATAATGATCCGTTGTCTTCGACCGATAAAGTGTTAGCTGGGTTTGAGCAAATTAGCAAGTCAGCAAGTCAGCAAGATAAAGTGTCAACCAGCAGGGAAGCTGACAAGTCAACAAGTCAACAAGAGAAGTTACCAACTAGTCAACAATCTGACAAGTTAAACAGTAAGGAAGCTAACAAGTCAGCAAGTCAGCAAGACATATCACCAACCAATCAACAATCTGACAAGTCAACCAGTCAGCAAGATGTAGCCTTAACTACCCAGGAAGCTGACAAGTCAGCAAGTCAACAAGACATATCACCAACCAATCAACAATCTGACAAGTCAACCAGTCAGCAAGATGTAGCCTTAACTACCCAGGAAGCTGACAAGTCAGCAAGTCAACAAGACATATCACCAACCAGTCAACAATCTGACAAGTCAACCAGTCAGCAAGTTAATATAGAAAAAGTTTCATTGCGTAAATCTACGTTTCAAATTAGTGAAGATGTACTGCATCAGCTAGACAAACTGCACCTTACACTCCAGTTAGAGCTAGGAAAAGCTCATGCTCCTTATAAGGAAGTAATTGTAGAAGAAGCTTTAGTACAACTGTTAGAGTCGTTTAACTCTGATCGTGCAGCTTTGATAGAAGTATTGATGTCAAGGCAGAAAAGCCGTGACAAACTTTGAAAGATGAGTTGGCGATCGCCTATTCTAATATTTCGGTTTGCAGAAGGCGATTGTCTACTAAACAAATCCACCAGGGAGGTACTGCCCCTCCTATGACTGTGTTATCAGCACAGCGCCTCACTTTTCGGCTTCAGGTGGAAGGCGGAAGATGGAGGAATCGAACCCCTGGGTGTTACCCCACCCCGGTTTTCAAGACCGGTTGCCGACCATTTAGCGGCATCTTCCTTAAGGGGTGTCAGACGGGACTTGAACCCGTTATGACTGGTTCCACAAACCAGCGCCGCGACCGCTTTGGCTTCAGACACCAAAAGTGGAATCAAGGGGATTTGAACCCCTAACCTCCCGCTTGCAAGGCGGACGCTCTAGCCAGTTGAGCTATGACCCCAGACAGCAGGAGTGAAGGGACTTGAACCCCTACAAATCGATTTAGAAGATCGATGCCCATCCATTAGGCGACACTCCCATAAATTGGTAGCCCTGACAGGATTTGAACCCGCTACATCCTCTTTGTAAGAGAGGCACTCTACCAATTGAGTTACAGGGCTAAAAGAGCGATCGACGAGACTCGAACTCGTACCGTGAGTTTGGAAGACTCTGATGCTGCCGTTACACCACGATCGCATTATTCAAGCTGGTGACAGGAGTTGAACCCGCAACCGATCGCTTACAAGGCGATTGCTCTGCCGTTGAGCCACACCAGCATTTGGTAGCGGAGCCGGGATTTGAACCCGGTACGTGAAGGCTTATGAGACCCCAGAGCGCACCATAGCTCTATCTCCGCGAGTACCCCTGACAGGATTTGAACCTGTAGAAAACCCGTTTTAAGCAGGTCATGTCTGCCAATTGCATCACAGGGGTAAAATTTGGTGGGGTATACAGGAGTCGAACCTGTCTAAGTCGGATTAAAAGTCCGATGCACTTGCCGCTATGCCAATACCCCATACACAAGGGCGTTATTTATCCGCTCTGCCAACGACCCAATTGGTACTCCCGACAGGAGTTGAAAGAGTAAAAATTTCGTCCCTCAAACGGAAGCGTTTACCAATTTCGCCACGGGAGCATAGTTAGGCAATTGCCCAGTACCCTTGACAGGAGTTGAACCTGCAACAAACCCGGTCTAAGCGGGCTACGTCTGCCAATTGCGTCACAAGGGCAAATGGTCGGGATGGTAGGATTTGAACCTACGACTCCTTGTCCCCAAAACAAGGCTTCTAGACCACTGAATTACATCCCGATATTACTTGGTACTCCTGATGGGATTTGAACCCATACACAGACTGTTTTTGAAACAGCCGCCTCTGCCAATTGGGCTACAGGAGTATAATTTGTCTGCTTTATCAAAGCAGAACTGGGAAGGCAGGAATCGAACCCGCGAGATCCTGAGCCAAAATCAGGTGGCTTTGCCAACGTCGCCTACTTCCCAATAAATGGCTGCCGAGGTAGGGTTTGAACCTACAAACTCCTGTTTCAGAGACAGGTGACTCTACCAATTCGTCTACTCGGCAATTAATGGCTGCCCCAGTAAGAGTCGAACTTACAACCTCGCGGTTAACAGCCGCTTGCTCTGCCATTGAGCTATGGGGCAATGTGCCAGTCCCCCAGATCCGGATTGAACGGATGACCTCCTGTTCTTCAAACAGGCGCTACTACCAACTGAGCTACCAGGGGATAGGCGAGAACGGAGGGACTTGAACCCCCAACCTTCAGGTTCGTAATCTGAGATGCAATCCAGTTACACCACGTTCTCATAAGGCGGAGAGAGAGGGAGTTGAACCCACAGTGAGATGATGAATCTCACGACTGTTTAGCAAACAGCTTGCCCTGCCAATAGCAATCTCTCCATAATGGGCCGAGTAGGATTTGAACCTACGAAGCACAGAGGCATCCGTTTTACAGACGGCTTCCTTCAACCGGACTTGGATACCGACCCAAATCAATGTCCACTTGATAGAAATACATCTACAAGGGATGGAGTGAAGGGGAATCGAACCCCTATCCAG encodes the following:
- the ltrA gene encoding group II intron reverse transcriptase/maturase, whose translation is MYTSKTSFKTTVEWNAIPWQKLERKVFKLQKRIYKASQRGDVKAVRQLQKTLLHSWSAKCLAVRRVTQDNRGKKTAGVDGRKNLSPKARLILVQSMKLGDKASPTRRVWIPKPGSSGEKRPLSIPTLYDRALQSLVKLALEPEWEARFEPNSFGFRPGRNAHDAMKAIFNTIKFKPKYVLDADIAKCFDKIDHNVLLSKLNTFPTISRQIRAWLKAGVIDFSEYALREKSDHTTSMGVPQGGTISPLLANIALHGMENRIKQVALTLPGCKSENRQAISLIRFADDFVILHKDLAVIQRCQQIISEWLSELGLELKPSKTRISHTLNMYEGKVGFDFLGFTVRQFPVGKYHSGKSSSGKLLGYKTLITPSKAKLKIHAQKIGKLIDEHKAVPQSDLIAHLNPVIRGWTNYYSCVVSKRIFNQADTTLFSQLKAWAEHRHPNKSSRWSCQKYWQTVGSDNWVFKPHNQKIRLLKHRETRIVRHIQVKGSRSPFDGDWVYWSSRMGKHPEAPIRVATLLKMQKGKCTHCGLFFHHEDLMEIDHKIPRSQGGKDSYDNLQLLHGHCHDAKTAEDKCAVTVPELDEDYLNLNPF
- a CDS encoding ParA family protein, which gives rise to MIIALANQKGGVAKTTSTISLGGLLALKDTVLAVDLDPQGNLTTGLGVEVADDQISCYDVITEKAEVIDGVVSTKFGLSLLPADINLAKGETEMLMKVGNFSILKERLTPVLKQFHHILIDCPPSLGLLTVNALAAADAVLIPVQCQFFALKGLAALLETVASVQKRLNPQLQILGVLPTMAENTVMTQDVLASLNKRLQNIRIFEPVPKSIKFSESNLAGEPIHIYAKDPKLVQPYQIIANLIAAI